A DNA window from Parus major isolate Abel chromosome 9, Parus_major1.1, whole genome shotgun sequence contains the following coding sequences:
- the FAM43A gene encoding protein FAM43A: protein MLPWKRSKVELAAGEARRQSKPKGYAVSVHYSALTSLARACPESALHRVGSMFRSKRRKFRVTSEDPTYTVLYLGNATTIQSKGEGCTDLAVCKIWSKSEAGRQGTKMKLTISAQGIRMAHAEDKGLRRPGHLYLLHRVTYCVADPRLPRVFAWIYRHELKHKAVMLRCHAVLVSKPEKAKAMALLLYQTSATALAEFRRLKKRDDARHQQQQLVGEQSIPLVPLRKLLNGQCCYKPPVERSRSAPKLGSITEDLLGEEQEERAMHCDCEDILEALGEPEGELLRPSTGRGESPELGQLLRDLGELSLGNDLRSLRADLRVRRLLSGESTGSESSLESGGTDGAAPPGSDAEQPPPGDPETG from the coding sequence ATGCTGCCCTGGAAGCGGAGCAAGGTGGAACTGGCGGCGGGCGAGGCGCGGCGGCAGAGCAAGCCCAAGGGGTACGCGGTGAGCGTGCACTACTCGGCCCTCACCTCGCTGGCCCGCGCCTGCCCCGAGAGCGCCCTGCACCGCGTGGGCAGCATGTTCCGCTCCAAGCGGCGGAAATTTCGCGTCACCAGCGAAGACCCCACGTATACTGTGCTCTACCTGGGCAACGCCACCACCATCCAGTCCAAAGGTGAGGGCTGCACCGACCTGGCCGTCTGCAAGATTTGGAGCAAGAGCGAGGCGGGCCGGCAGGGCACCAAGATGAAGCTGACCATCAGCGCGCAGGGCATCCGCATGGCCCACGCCGAGGACAAGGGGCTGCGCCGGCCCGGCCATCTCTACCTGCTGCACCGGGTCACCTACTGCGTGGCCGACCCGCGCCTGCCCCGTGTCTTCGCCTGGATCTACCGCCACGAGCTGAAGCACAAGGCGGTGATGCTGCGCTGCCACGCCGTGCTGGTCTCCAAGCCCGAGAAGGCGAAGGCCATGGCCCTGCTGCTCTACCAGACTTCGGCCACGGCACTGGCCGAGTTCCGCCGGCTGAAGAAGCGGGACGACGCGcggcaccagcagcagcagctggtgggcGAGCAGAGCATCCCGCTGGTGCCGCTGCGCAAGCTGCTCAACGGGCAGTGCTGCTACAAGCCGCCGGTAGAGCGGAGCCGCAGCGCGCCCAAGCTGGGCTCCATCACGGAGGACCTACTGGGCGAGGAGCAGGAAGAGCGGGCCATGCACTGCGACTGCGAAGACATCCTGGAAGCGCTGGGCGAGCCCGAGGGCGAGCTGCTGCGCCCCAGCACCGGCCGCGGcgagagcccagagctgggccagCTCCTCCGCGACCTGGGCGAGCTCAGCCTGGGCAACGACCTGCGCTCGCTGCGCGCCGACCTGCGCGTCCGCCGCCTGCTTTCCGGGGAAAGCACGGGCAGCGAGTCCTCCCTGGAGAGCGGCGGCACGGACGGGGCCGCCCCGCCCGGCAGCGACGCCGAGCAGCCGCCCCCCGGCGACCCCGAGACCGGCTGA